Proteins from one Chthoniobacterales bacterium genomic window:
- a CDS encoding peptide chain release factor 2, protein MTTELAAVEGRMAEPGFWDNKDKAQSDVEKVSRLRGKIEPFRGLETRIADIAVLHEMAEAEPAGDARTQAEQEVVKEFHDLEQALDGFEIRCLLGGEFDRNAAYLTIHSGAGGTEACDWADMLMRMYQRWIEQHGMRSEILDIQPGEETGVKWATLKVAGEYAYGYLQTERGVHRLVRISPFDSNKRRHTSFASVDVTPEIPEDAPIEVEDRDLKIDTYRSGGKGGQNVNKVETAVRITHIPSGIVVACQAERSQGRNREMAMRMLKAKLYQIDQDKKRAEVERQYGEKGDIAWGNQIRSYVFQPYQMVKDLRTGVQTSDVQGVMDGDLDAFIHGKLRGLTYKKGAAAEDEDL, encoded by the coding sequence CTGACCACCGAGCTTGCGGCTGTGGAAGGCCGCATGGCCGAGCCCGGATTCTGGGACAACAAGGACAAGGCGCAGTCCGACGTCGAAAAGGTTTCCCGCCTGCGCGGCAAGATCGAACCGTTCCGCGGACTCGAAACACGCATCGCCGACATCGCCGTGCTCCACGAGATGGCAGAAGCCGAGCCCGCAGGCGACGCGCGCACGCAGGCCGAGCAGGAAGTCGTCAAAGAATTCCATGACCTCGAACAGGCGCTCGACGGATTCGAAATCCGATGTCTCCTCGGCGGAGAATTCGACCGCAACGCCGCTTACCTGACGATCCACTCCGGCGCCGGCGGCACCGAGGCCTGCGACTGGGCCGACATGCTCATGCGCATGTATCAGCGCTGGATCGAACAGCACGGCATGAGATCCGAAATCCTCGACATCCAACCCGGCGAGGAAACCGGCGTGAAATGGGCCACGCTCAAGGTTGCGGGCGAATACGCCTACGGTTACCTGCAGACAGAGCGCGGCGTCCACCGGCTTGTGCGGATCTCTCCGTTCGACAGCAACAAGCGCCGCCACACGTCTTTCGCCAGTGTCGATGTCACACCGGAGATTCCCGAAGATGCGCCCATCGAGGTCGAGGACCGCGACCTCAAGATCGACACCTACCGCAGCGGCGGCAAGGGCGGACAGAACGTCAACAAAGTCGAGACCGCCGTGCGCATCACGCACATCCCTTCGGGCATCGTCGTCGCCTGTCAGGCCGAGCGCAGCCAGGGACGGAACCGCGAAATGGCCATGCGCATGCTCAAGGCCAAGCTTTACCAGATCGATCAGGACAAAAAACGCGCCGAGGTCGAACGCCAATATGGGGAGAAAGGCGACATTGCCTGGGGCAACCAGATCCGCAGCTACGTCTTCCAGCCCTACCAGATGGTCAAAGACCTCCGCACCGGTGTACAAACCAGCGACGTCCAAGGCGTGATGGACGGCGACCTCGACGCCTTCATCCACGGCAAACTCCGCGGCCTCACCTACAAAAAAGGCGCCGCCGCCGAAGACGAGGATCTTTGA
- a CDS encoding septum formation initiator family protein, with product MNFFDEEDNLPVRRRRHQEPDFWHRLNRVLGVLLVFGILAGVGIVFYPVWDKQQDMRANLASLQREQDEKSALLAKAHREIELLRTDAEYVETIARDRLNLMKPGETIFRVELPRTLGTSVQP from the coding sequence ATGAATTTCTTCGACGAAGAGGACAATCTGCCGGTGCGCCGGCGGCGGCACCAGGAACCCGATTTCTGGCACCGCCTCAACCGGGTCCTCGGCGTTCTTCTCGTCTTCGGCATTCTTGCCGGCGTCGGCATCGTGTTCTACCCCGTCTGGGACAAACAGCAGGACATGCGCGCCAACCTCGCCTCCCTCCAGCGCGAGCAGGATGAGAAGTCGGCGCTGCTTGCCAAGGCCCACCGCGAGATAGAACTTCTTCGCACCGACGCGGAATACGTCGAAACCATCGCCCGCGACCGCCTCAACCTCATGAAACCGGGCGAAACCATCTTCCGCGTGGAACTCCCGCGCACCCTCGGCACCAGTGTCCAACCCTGA